From the Candidatus Binatus sp. genome, the window AGTGATCATCGACAACATGCCGTAATAGAAAATAAACATGTGGGCGGCGATCGGATTTACACCCGAGTTGACAAGGGCCGGCGCGACCAGGGTAGCCATCAGAATGTAGACGCCAGCCGTTGGCATACCCATGCCCAGAATGGTGGCCAGAACCGCGGACATCAATAGAAGCAGGAACAGATTTCCGCCCGCGAGCTGAGTCAAGGCCAGGCTCAGGCCGAACGCGAGCCCGGAGATGTTCAGCGCGCCTATCACGATGCCGGTGGCCGCTCCGATCAGGATGATGTCCAGCGACCCGAGACCGCTTGCTCGCAGTGTCTCCAGAAGATCGGAAAATCGAAGCCGCTTGCCCTTAAAACCGAAAACGACACTCACGATGGCAATAACGAAAGCCGCGATTAGCGCCGAGCTCTCCGGCAAGAAGTTCAGCCAGAACATGCTGGCGATGAGCACCACCCAGGTCAGCAAGAAAAACCAGCCGGCTGCGAGGACTCCCCGCAGACGAGGAATCTGCGACTCCTCGACGCGGCTGATTCCCCGGCGCGCCGCCTCGAGGTCCGCCTCGGCGAACAGAGCAACATAGTAGAGAATGGACGGGACGATCGCGACAATACAGACTCTTGTGTAGGGGATCTGAAGGAACTGCGCCATCAGAAACGCTGCCGCTCCCATGACCGGTGGAACGATTTGGCCGCCGGTGGAGGCAATCGCTTCGATCGCCGCAGCCGTGTGAGCGGGATAGCCGCTCCGCTTCATCATCGGAATCGTGATGGCACCATCCACCATGACGTTAGCCACGGCACTGCCCGATACCGTGCCGAAGAGCGCCGAGGAGACCAAGGAGACTTTTGCGGTCCCCCCCCGATACCGGCCCATCAAAGCAACAGCGATGTCACCAAAGAAATCAGAGCCGCCGGATTTTTGCAGCATCTGACCGAAGAGAATAAACGCGACAACGACGGTCGCCACAATATTCAGTGGCAATCCCAGCATGGCGGTCGAATCCCACGCCAGATAATAAAATAGCTGCC encodes:
- a CDS encoding TRAP transporter fused permease subunit → GLITALAVTLPVGTIAWVLDWFRVAGLVFSTEQFLSGMLAVAFPLVFLSVPAGTGRARTDRIPWYDIVAAVTSFAAAAYTAIRVAGLSELITARPTDGMVVGTLMLLFIIEGLRRTAGNALTMVVILFIVYALVGRWIPGMFQSRPVTLGQLFYYLAWDSTAMLGLPLNIVATVVVAFILFGQMLQKSGGSDFFGDIAVALMGRYRGGTAKVSLVSSALFGTVSGSAVANVMVDGAITIPMMKRSGYPAHTAAAIEAIASTGGQIVPPVMGAAAFLMAQFLQIPYTRVCIVAIVPSILYYVALFAEADLEAARRGISRVEESQIPRLRGVLAAGWFFLLTWVVLIASMFWLNFLPESSALIAAFVIAIVSVVFGFKGKRLRFSDLLETLRASGLGSLDIILIGAATGIVIGALNISGLAFGLSLALTQLAGGNLFLLLLMSAVLATILGMGMPTAGVYILMATLVAPALVNSGVNPIAAHMFIFYYGMLSMITPPVALAAFAAASLGEADPMRTGYEAMRFGWAAFVVPFLFVYSPTLLMIGNPVNVTIAVITAILGVWLVAIGVVGYFVRPLGLLQRFGFAVFGLLALIPADTFPGAVWTDVAGVLGGIGLLWWEIAWRRRVRLVAPVTVSSSD